The proteins below come from a single Bacteroidales bacterium genomic window:
- a CDS encoding SMP-30/gluconolactonase/LRE family protein, which produces MNTLIKTSIAIASFLLLQAGMAPAQQMTQENAEPEKITSGYQFTEGPVWHPSGYLLFSDIPANTIYKWTPGSDAETYLSPSGHSNGLTFDHQGRLVLVRHDGALTRYTKNKGIETLADSYNGKRLNSPNDLTIHSDGSIYFTDPPFGVSEEDKELKIHGVYRYSEAKGLQLLSDDFDLPNGIALSPDETQLYVNDSRHNHIRVFDIARDGKIENGRLFATMESDAQGSADGMKVDGDGNVYSTGPGGLWIFSPEGKLLQQVKTPRLTNLAWGGKDKKTLFMTAPEALYKLEMTTRGYIPYW; this is translated from the coding sequence ATGAACACATTGATTAAAACCTCCATCGCCATTGCATCCTTTCTGCTGCTACAGGCAGGGATGGCACCGGCCCAGCAAATGACACAGGAAAATGCTGAGCCCGAGAAGATCACCAGCGGCTATCAATTTACCGAAGGACCCGTTTGGCATCCTTCCGGATATTTGCTTTTTAGCGACATCCCCGCCAACACCATCTACAAATGGACACCCGGCTCCGATGCGGAAACATATCTCAGCCCCAGCGGACATTCCAACGGGCTGACATTCGACCACCAGGGCCGCCTGGTTCTGGTCCGGCACGATGGTGCCCTGACGAGATATACTAAAAATAAAGGCATTGAAACCCTTGCAGATTCCTATAACGGCAAAAGACTCAACAGCCCCAACGACCTGACCATCCATTCCGATGGGTCGATCTACTTCACCGATCCCCCATTTGGAGTGTCGGAAGAAGACAAAGAACTGAAAATACACGGCGTATACAGGTATTCTGAAGCGAAAGGCCTGCAACTGTTGAGTGATGATTTTGACCTGCCCAACGGCATTGCCCTCTCCCCCGATGAGACCCAACTGTATGTGAACGACAGCCGCCACAACCACATCCGGGTTTTTGACATCGCCCGGGACGGTAAGATTGAAAACGGGCGGTTGTTCGCTACCATGGAATCAGATGCTCAGGGATCAGCCGATGGCATGAAAGTGGATGGGGACGGAAATGTATATTCTACCGGCCCCGGCGGATTGTGGATTTTCTCGCCGGAGGGAAAACTGCTCCAGCAGGTAAAAACCCCGCGCCTGACCAACCTGGCCTGGGGAGGAAAAGACAAAAAGACCCTTTTTATGACTGCGCCCGAGGCCCTCTACAAATTGGAAATGACGACCCGGGGATATATCCCCTACTGGTAA
- a CDS encoding nucleotidyltransferase substrate binding protein, whose protein sequence is MCFSRKIGSFIEKKELSKLEEQGLIKAFEYNFELAWNVIKDYSEYQGVADI, encoded by the coding sequence ATATGTTTTTCCCGGAAGATCGGTTCTTTTATTGAAAAAAAAGAACTATCCAAACTGGAAGAACAGGGTCTTATAAAAGCCTTTGAATACAACTTTGAACTGGCCTGGAATGTTATCAAAGATTATTCTGAATACCAGGGAGTAGCAGACATATAG
- a CDS encoding MFS transporter, which produces MTPRINYFLKYNLSLLAFGLLLAFFSSFGQTFLLSLYVPSIEELLGVSNAEFGTIYAVATVGSALTLPWIGGYFDTIDTKRYTLMVIGGLMVALLLLSFSYHVILVILGFYGLRLFGQGLMTHTSVSSMARYFGADRGKAIGAASLGHPAGEASLPILITLLMGVIGWRGALQVSALTCALVVAPLALFLLGRSKTRLRAYRMQNHAAQNQTRKVDIRDILRDRRFWIITPVVFMIGFTNTAIFFFQLKLGEAKGWSPEWVAGSLSAFAIAGALGMTGIGSLVDRFTARRLFPYNMIPYLFGLLALILFDHRLVYPVALTLIGLGHGTGRTIKDAMLAELYGSDIIGQVRSFFITVMVVSTAIGPVVFGILLDLSVSYTAIFTGVLITTLLAFLNGLRKTTKLQE; this is translated from the coding sequence GTGACACCGCGGATCAATTATTTTCTCAAATACAATTTAAGCTTACTGGCTTTTGGGCTTTTACTGGCCTTTTTCTCCAGTTTCGGCCAGACGTTTCTGTTATCGCTTTATGTGCCGTCGATAGAGGAGCTGTTAGGTGTCAGCAATGCAGAGTTTGGAACCATCTACGCCGTAGCTACCGTTGGCAGCGCCCTGACCCTGCCCTGGATAGGCGGGTATTTTGATACGATCGATACAAAACGATATACCCTGATGGTCATTGGAGGATTGATGGTTGCCCTGTTGCTGCTTTCCTTTTCTTATCATGTGATCCTGGTGATTTTGGGATTTTATGGCCTGCGTCTTTTTGGCCAGGGATTGATGACCCATACCTCGGTATCGAGCATGGCCCGTTATTTCGGAGCCGACCGGGGCAAAGCTATCGGTGCGGCCAGCCTGGGCCATCCTGCCGGTGAGGCTTCCCTTCCAATTTTGATCACCCTTTTGATGGGCGTCATAGGGTGGCGGGGCGCCCTGCAGGTATCGGCCCTTACCTGTGCTCTGGTGGTGGCCCCACTGGCTTTGTTTCTTTTGGGTCGCTCAAAAACGCGGCTACGGGCCTACCGGATGCAGAACCATGCGGCCCAAAATCAGACCAGGAAAGTTGATATAAGGGATATCTTGCGCGATAGGCGGTTCTGGATCATAACCCCGGTGGTCTTTATGATTGGCTTTACCAATACGGCCATCTTCTTTTTCCAGCTCAAGCTGGGTGAAGCCAAAGGCTGGAGCCCCGAGTGGGTTGCCGGCTCCCTCTCGGCCTTTGCTATTGCCGGTGCCCTGGGCATGACCGGGATCGGTTCACTGGTGGATCGATTTACCGCCCGCCGGTTGTTTCCTTATAATATGATCCCCTATCTGTTTGGCCTGCTTGCCCTGATCCTGTTCGACCATCGGCTGGTGTACCCTGTGGCATTGACCCTCATCGGACTGGGCCATGGAACGGGCCGCACCATTAAGGATGCTATGCTGGCTGAGCTTTATGGTTCCGACATCATCGGGCAGGTCCGCAGCTTCTTCATCACCGTGATGGTCGTGAGCACAGCCATCGGCCCCGTGGTTTTTGGAATACTGCTGGACCTGTCCGTATCTTATACCGCCATCTTCACCGGCGTGCTCATAACCACATTGCTGGCTTTCCTGAACGGACTCAGAAAAACGACAAAATTGCAGGAATGA
- a CDS encoding nucleotidyltransferase substrate binding protein codes for MIEDGETWMDMIDSRIQTTHTYNENVARKIAQDIIQRYYGRFQRLKEKLEEQVKQ; via the coding sequence TTGATTGAAGATGGTGAAACATGGATGGATATGATCGACAGCCGGATCCAAACCACCCACACCTATAATGAAAATGTGGCCAGGAAAATTGCTCAGGATATCATACAGAGATATTATGGACGTTTTCAGAGGCTGAAGGAAAAGTTGGAGGAACAAGTGAAACAATAA
- a CDS encoding AbgT family transporter, with product MLALAWIALLVIWMLLGIPLGPDGPLHLP from the coding sequence ATGCTGGCCCTGGCATGGATTGCGCTGCTGGTAATCTGGATGTTATTGGGAATACCCCTGGGGCCGGACGGACCCTTACATTTACCATAA
- a CDS encoding nucleotidyltransferase domain-containing protein — MPYGLKETVINKIRQTLASFPEAEEAILYGSRAKGNFSNGSDIDLALKGNSLNQSILQKIRRELDDLLLPYTIDIAIYHSIENQDLTDHIKRMGIVLYSSGR; from the coding sequence ATGCCTTACGGTTTAAAAGAAACGGTAATCAATAAGATCAGACAGACGCTTGCTTCCTTCCCTGAAGCAGAAGAAGCCATTTTATATGGATCCCGGGCCAAAGGCAATTTTTCCAATGGTTCGGATATCGACCTGGCTCTTAAAGGAAACAGTCTTAATCAATCGATACTTCAAAAGATTCGCAGAGAGCTCGATGATCTTTTACTCCCCTACACCATTGACATTGCGATTTACCATTCCATAGAAAATCAAGACTTGACAGACCACATCAAAAGAATGGGCATTGTTTTATATTCATCCGGCAGATAA
- a CDS encoding methyltransferase domain-containing protein — protein sequence MDGKHETIKKRYNRVARIYDILEYPMEKGFSKWREELLNQADGNTLEVGIGTGKNIPYYPEQVELTGIDFSPRMIEMAKKKV from the coding sequence ATGGACGGTAAGCATGAAACGATAAAAAAACGATACAACAGGGTTGCACGGATATATGATATCCTTGAATATCCGATGGAAAAGGGATTTTCCAAATGGAGGGAAGAATTGCTAAATCAGGCGGATGGCAATACCCTGGAAGTCGGCATAGGTACAGGAAAGAATATACCATACTATCCGGAGCAAGTGGAACTGACAGGCATTGATTTCAGCCCGAGAATGATTGAAATGGCAAAGAAAAAGGT
- a CDS encoding P-II family nitrogen regulator — MKLIKAYIRYNKTEEVYFALEKEGFCCMTFVECEGTGQYSDQEKEHISEKYPFADPDRIIKVEILVADEHMDQVVDIIRRNARTGYRGDGMIILSPVDEVYKVRTDEQGHLAM; from the coding sequence ATGAAATTAATCAAAGCATACATACGCTATAACAAAACCGAAGAAGTCTATTTTGCTCTTGAAAAGGAAGGATTTTGCTGTATGACGTTCGTAGAATGCGAAGGAACAGGGCAGTATTCCGACCAGGAAAAGGAACACATCAGTGAGAAATATCCTTTTGCCGATCCTGACCGGATCATCAAAGTCGAAATTCTTGTTGCTGATGAACACATGGATCAGGTAGTTGATATCATTCGAAGGAATGCCCGCACCGGCTACCGTGGCGACGGGATGATCATCCTTTCTCCAGTGGATGAAGTATATAAAGTGAGAACGGATGAGCAGGGGCATTTGGCGATGTAA
- a CDS encoding multicopper oxidase family protein, with protein sequence MDISRRKFIRVAAFSSLGVLSVPLIMKGFDAITDANGTQVNNVVDNNFRADVDLELTALQKEVQLLDGQKTSVYSYEPRILKGGDRTVDPLADTYLGPIIRVKPGQKVRVRFKNQLPRESVIHWHGLHISPRMDGHPMYAIDQGEQFIYEFTVNNRPGTYWFHPHPDQITGPQVYYGLAGMFIVEGAYADLPSGDYDMPLIIQDRKFDGDNQLVYLENNRMARMRGFLGDRMLVNGRPEWHTRIKKATYRFRILNGSNSRIYKLAWSDGSDVIAIGTDGGLLEKPIRKPYLMLSPGERVEIWKDFSAYSVDQEVILKSLAFEPGTSMGMGGGMMGGGSPQIPNGREFDIYSFSVSSRRGPQKPLPSRLSDPGSIDVSRAVNADRPRKFNFSFERMQWVINGETFGMKEVADWEKVRLNTTEIWEFINGGGGRGMGMMGNMMQMPHPVHMHGLQFNIIERDHSGVSRSVWDTVKYGFIDEGWQDTFLLLPGMRVQVAMRFEDFTGIYVYHCHNLEHEDMGMMRNYEVVD encoded by the coding sequence ATGGATATATCAAGACGCAAATTTATCCGGGTGGCCGCGTTCTCTTCATTGGGAGTCTTGAGTGTACCCTTGATCATGAAAGGATTTGATGCCATTACCGATGCCAATGGAACACAGGTAAATAATGTGGTAGACAATAACTTCCGGGCAGACGTCGACCTCGAACTGACAGCCCTGCAGAAAGAGGTTCAACTTCTGGACGGACAAAAAACCAGCGTATACAGTTATGAGCCCCGTATTCTGAAAGGAGGGGACAGAACCGTCGATCCGCTGGCCGATACTTATCTTGGTCCCATCATTCGTGTTAAGCCGGGTCAAAAAGTAAGGGTTCGGTTTAAAAACCAGCTGCCGCGCGAGAGCGTGATCCACTGGCACGGTTTGCATATTTCGCCCAGGATGGATGGCCATCCCATGTATGCCATAGACCAAGGCGAACAGTTCATCTATGAGTTTACGGTGAACAACCGTCCGGGAACCTACTGGTTCCACCCCCATCCCGACCAGATCACAGGGCCTCAGGTATATTACGGGCTGGCAGGCATGTTCATCGTTGAAGGGGCATATGCGGATTTGCCCTCGGGCGATTATGACATGCCATTGATCATACAGGACCGGAAATTTGATGGGGACAACCAGCTGGTATATCTTGAGAACAACCGTATGGCCAGGATGAGGGGCTTCCTGGGAGACAGGATGCTGGTCAACGGGCGACCGGAATGGCATACCAGGATAAAAAAGGCCACCTACCGCTTCCGCATTCTCAACGGTTCCAATTCACGCATATACAAACTGGCCTGGAGTGATGGAAGCGATGTTATAGCCATAGGCACCGATGGGGGATTGCTGGAGAAACCCATTCGGAAACCCTACCTGATGCTTTCACCAGGAGAGCGTGTGGAGATTTGGAAGGATTTTTCGGCTTACAGCGTGGATCAGGAGGTCATCCTGAAAAGCCTTGCCTTTGAACCAGGAACTTCCATGGGTATGGGAGGTGGTATGATGGGAGGTGGAAGCCCCCAGATCCCCAATGGAAGGGAATTTGATATTTATTCCTTTAGCGTATCCTCCCGAAGAGGACCTCAAAAACCTTTGCCTTCCAGACTTTCCGACCCAGGTTCCATAGATGTTTCACGGGCAGTAAATGCCGACAGGCCCAGAAAATTCAACTTCTCCTTTGAACGCATGCAATGGGTGATCAACGGGGAAACGTTTGGGATGAAGGAAGTGGCCGACTGGGAAAAAGTCAGGCTGAATACTACTGAAATATGGGAGTTCATCAATGGTGGAGGTGGACGTGGAATGGGCATGATGGGCAACATGATGCAAATGCCCCACCCGGTGCACATGCATGGATTGCAGTTTAATATCATCGAAAGGGATCATTCAGGAGTTAGCCGTTCGGTATGGGATACTGTAAAATATGGTTTTATTGACGAAGGATGGCAGGATACCTTCCTGCTTTTACCGGGAATGCGGGTACAGGTTGCTATGAGGTTTGAAGACTTTACAGGGATTTATGTCTATCACTGTCATAATCTTGAGCATGAGGACATGGGCATGATGCGGAATTATGAAGTGGTGGACTAG
- a CDS encoding AbgT family transporter — translation MKKIFQKAGVLSKINFQRALDYVEVIDNKLPHPATLFALLAFLVVIISSM, via the coding sequence ATGAAGAAAATCTTTCAAAAAGCAGGAGTGCTCTCAAAAATAAATTTCCAGCGGGCATTAGACTATGTCGAAGTAATCGATAATAAATTGCCACACCCGGCCACATTATTTGCCTTGCTGGCTTTTCTGGTAGTTATCATCTCATCCATGTAG